A region of Triplophysa dalaica isolate WHDGS20190420 chromosome 18, ASM1584641v1, whole genome shotgun sequence DNA encodes the following proteins:
- the LOC130406936 gene encoding taste receptor type 1 member 1-like, with product MSDTRKRSSIWLQFKDDGNNKAECIHCKMKITLRAGSTTNLHRHVRTVHPTVQLEERGQASTPSTDPGLSHPQKTATAAASTGFHTHAVSCFSSEFNLDGDYLLGGFFPVHEIQHATALSSPEAIECYRHTLSKSGYRMFQVMRFAVEEINNSTTLLPNVFLGYEIVDHCSDTLNFPSVLSFISQNGSIKPQEKLNSHQPKVIALTGPYGSTRTITIASLVTMDLIPMVNYGASSYALSNKLQYPSFFRTIPSNKDLIQMIIHIIQWFGWNWVAFLGGPDNYSEDGLQLFNSYIEDTGICLAFQELLSQSSNYSLTLQMINRLNINVIVVFTGSQYAKNIIKAAIANNIRDKVWIASETWSMNQQLPKEPGVENIGTIIGITERILSLPGFNEFINKAKGTRKIYTNDNIESEIQMKTCNQYCDNCSLLTAEEIVNEDPTFSFAIYSAIYSIAHALHKVLQCDINECRTDITVKPYMLLEEMKKLDFPLNGRQVKYDVNGDPAVSYAVVLWHSETKTPWIQVVGTYDTFPETIFAINNSLMPWHNNTAVPFSNCSVECKEGFSRERVGYHDCCFLCKKCPQNSYLNSSRDPYVCLPCAESEWSEEGSTTCTARSVVYLEITDITSVAVITSATLLMSVFIAIFCLFACNYNTPVVRSAGGNMCFLMLACLIMSTTSVFFFFGQPTAVNCILRSLTFSFFFTICLSCLTVRSFQIVCIFKMAAKFPKLHSLWVKHSGQWLFVASFSVIHLFLCMLWVTVSAPKPFQDSFSFKDQSVLSCEKGLSVALAIVVFIGWFLGFLCVLFSYMGRDLPKNYNEAKSITFGIILYYVIWIVYITALLLIKSKYVQLFNAITQLSSVYAILFSYFIPKSFIMLFQPEKNTAAYFQTSIQSYTQTISRN from the exons TTTCCTGCTTTTCCTCTGAGTTTAATTTGGATGGAGATTACTTATTGGGTGGCTTTTTTCCAGTGCACGAAATTCAACATGCAACAGCCCTTTCCTCCCCGGAAGCCATTGAATGTTATAG GCACACTCTGTCAAAATCTGGCTATCGGATGTTTCAAGTAATGAGGTTTGCTGTTGAGGAGATTAATAACTCCACTACCCTGCTGCCTAATGTTTTTCTAGGCTACGAGATTGTTGACCATTGTTCTGACACTCTGAATTTCCCATCAGTCTTGAGTTTCATCTCACAGAATGGATCAATAAAACCTCAAGAAAAACTCAACAGCCATCAGCCTAAAGTAATTGCTTTAACAGGACCATATGGAAGCACAAGAACTATTACAATTGCGTCTTTGGTCACAATGGACCTTATACCAATG GTAAACTATGGTGCTTCTAGTTATGCACTAAGCAATAAGCTTCAGTATCCCTCTTTTTTTAGAACAATCCCTAGCAACAAAGACTTGATACAGATGATTATTCACATCATACAGTGGTTTGGATGGAACTGGGTTGCTTTTCTTGGAGGTCCAGACAATTACAGTGAAGATGGCCTACAGCTGTTTAACAGTTATATTGAAGATACTGGCATTTGTTTGGCCTTTCAAGAGCTTCTGAGTCAAAGTTCGAACTACAGTCTAACTCTTCAAATGATTAATAGGCTCAACATCAATGTCATTGTGGTTTTCACTGGGTCACAATATGCAAAGAACATAATCAAAGCAGCCATAGCAAACAACATCCGAGACAAAGTCTGGATTGCAAGTGAAACATGGTCTATGAATCAACAGCTTCCAAAAGAGCCGGGAGTTGAGAACATTGGAACAATTATTGGCATTACAGAGAGAATTTTATCATTGCCTGGATTTAATGAATTCATAAATAAAGCCAAAGGAACACGTAAGATTTATACTAATGATAACATTGAGAGTGAAATCCAGATGAAGACATGTAATCAATATTGTGACAACTGCTCATTGTTGACCGCCGAGGAAATTGTAAATGAAGATCCCACATTCTCCTTTGCCATCTACTCTGCCATATATTCCATAGCTCATGCATTACATAAAGTTCTTCAGTGTGACATCAATGAATGCAGAACAGACATAACAGTTAAACCATATATG CTTCTGGAAGAAATGAAGAAGTTGGATTTTCCTCTCAATGGTCGTCAGGTGAAATATGATGTTAATGGTGATCCAGCTGTCAGTTATGCAGTCGTGCTGTGGCATAGTGAAACAAAAACGCCCTGGATTCAGGTGGTTGGCACTTACGACACATTTCCTGAAACCATTTTTGCCATCAACAACTCTCTCATGCCCTGGCATAACAATACTGCT GTGCCTTTCTCAAACTGCTCTGTTGAGTGTAAGGAGGGGTTCTCAAGAGAACGTGTGGGATATCATGACTGTTGCTTTCTCTGTAAGAAATGCCCACAAAACAGCTATTTGAATTCTTCTC GGGACCCTTATGTCTGTCTTCCATGTGCTGAGAGTGAATGGTCAGAAGAGGGCAGCACGACATGTACGGCACGTTCTGTCGTCTATCTTGAGATCACAGACATCACGTCTGTTGCAGTTATAACTTCAGCCACACTTCTGATGAGTGTCTTCATTGCAATCTTTTGTCTTTTCGCCTGCAATTACAACACGCCAGTGGTTAGGTCTGCTGGTGGCAACATGTGTTTTCTCATGCTGGCGTGTTTGATTATGTCTACCACAAGCGTGTTCTTTTTCTTTGGACAACCCACAGCAGTCAATTGTATCCTGAGGAGcttgacattttcttttttcttcacaATCTGTCTCTCATGTTTGACTGTCCGTTCCTTTCAAATTGTTTGTATCTTCAAGATGGCTGCCAAGTTCCCTAAATTACACAGCTTGTGGGTAAAGCACAGTGGCCAGTGGCTCTTTGTTGCATCCTTTTctgtcattcatttatttttatgtatgctGTGGGTGACTGTCTCAGCTCCCAAACCGTTTCAAgactctttttcttttaaagaccAGTCTGTTCTCAGCTGTGAAAAGGGGCTCTCTGTTGCCTTGGCAATTGTTGTATTCATAGGTTGGTTTCTTGGTTTCCTATGCGTATTGTTTTCTTACATGGGAAGAGATCTGCCGAAAAATTACAATGAGGCCAAATCAATAACTTTCGGTATCATTTTGTACTATGTGATCTGGATAGTATACATCACAGCTCTCCTTCTTATCAAAAGCAAATACGTGCAGCTTTTTAATGCAATAACTCAGCTGTCCAGTGTATATGCAATTCTCTTTAGTTATTTCATACCGAAATCTTTCATCATGCTATTTCAACCGGAGAAGAACACTGCTGCGTACTTTCAAACATCTATTCAAAGCTACACCCAAACCATTAGTAGGAATTAA
- the her3 gene encoding hairy-related 3, with product MASKSDNVVTAKTLCLKKVSKPLMEKKRRARINKCLNQLKTLLETVYSNSIRKRKLEKADILELTVKHLRHLQNTERGTSTCSDSAEYQAGYRSCLAGVSQYLLMSDTDSNSHSMLTHLMSGIADSRVLHFRTAESDSPHAQRLSLKTDPYGSMSKRNDISQKEGIFVHQIETPGSLYTKNRHISLKNANVDQRFLAAVKPNYWRPW from the exons ATGGCTTCGAAATCGGACAACGTGGTCACTGCAAAAACTCTGTGCCTTAAAAAG GTTTCCAAACCATTGATGGAGAAGAAAAGAAGGGCACGAATCAATAAATgtttgaatcaactgaagactCTCCTGGAAACTGTCTATTCTAACAGT ATCCGCAAACGAAAATTGGAAAAGGCTGACATTTTGGAGCTGACCGTAAAACATCTGAGACACCTGCAAAACACCGAGAGAG GAACCTCCACATGTTCTGATTCTGCGGAATATCAGGCTGGCTACAGGAGTTGTCTAGCTGGTGTCAGTCAATATCTCCTCATGTCGGACACAGATAGTAATTCCCACTCAATGTTGACACATCTCATGAGCGGAATAGCAGACTCCAGAGTTCTTCATTTCAGGACCGCGGAGAGCGACTCGCCACACGCGCAGCGTCTGTCGCTCAAAACAGACCCTTATGGCTCTATGTCGAAGAGGAATGACATTTCTCAGAAAGAAGGAATATTCGTCCATCAGATTGAGACCCCGGGATCTTTGTACACGAAAAACAGACATATTAGccttaaaaatgcaaatgttgaTCAGCGATTTTTGGCGGCGGTGAAACCGAATTATTGGCGGCCATGGTAA